A genome region from Micromonospora inyonensis includes the following:
- a CDS encoding sensor histidine kinase: protein MSGNVSAGLAVVALVTALVAALFGVGRLRARRGIATATQRATYEVLHTAGLAAAPLRTGLDETGAGKAVRHLRALVGAAGLALTDRDDLLALDGRGAHHADQLRAAARKAVAAGRSTVLGEAELRCDRVDCPVRGAVVAPLRGPDGRVVGALVAVADEAPAPGLVQATLETADWAGDQLALAELDSSRERLARAEVRALRAQISPHFIYNALTAIASFVRTDPERARELILEFAEFTRYSFRAHGEFTTLAEELRSIDRYLTIERARFGDRLQVRLQIAPEVLPVTLPFLCLQPLVENAVRHGLSRKPGTGMVSIEARDAGAECHITVEDDGVGMDPATLTAGIAELAGESGAMGAPGGPGDDAGQHVGLSNVDERLRSAFGDQFGLVVETGLGSGTKVSMRIPKFHPGVRAGS, encoded by the coding sequence GTGAGCGGCAACGTCTCCGCAGGGCTCGCGGTCGTCGCACTGGTGACCGCGCTGGTGGCCGCCCTGTTCGGGGTGGGTCGGCTGCGCGCCCGGCGGGGCATCGCGACCGCCACCCAGCGGGCCACCTACGAGGTGCTGCACACCGCCGGGTTGGCCGCCGCACCGCTGCGTACCGGGCTGGACGAGACCGGCGCGGGCAAGGCCGTCCGTCACCTGCGGGCCCTGGTGGGCGCGGCCGGGCTGGCGCTGACCGACCGGGACGACCTGCTCGCCCTCGACGGGCGCGGCGCACACCACGCGGACCAGCTGCGCGCGGCGGCCCGGAAGGCGGTGGCCGCCGGCCGCTCGACCGTGCTGGGCGAGGCGGAGCTGCGCTGCGACCGGGTCGACTGCCCGGTACGCGGCGCGGTCGTCGCTCCGCTGCGCGGCCCGGACGGGCGGGTGGTCGGGGCGCTGGTGGCCGTCGCCGACGAGGCACCCGCGCCGGGGCTGGTGCAGGCCACCCTGGAGACCGCCGACTGGGCCGGCGACCAGCTCGCCCTGGCCGAGCTGGACTCCTCCCGGGAACGGCTGGCCCGGGCCGAGGTCCGGGCGCTCCGGGCGCAGATCAGCCCGCACTTCATCTACAACGCGCTGACCGCTATCGCCTCGTTCGTCCGGACCGATCCCGAGCGGGCCCGGGAGCTGATCCTGGAGTTCGCCGAGTTCACCCGGTACTCGTTCCGGGCGCACGGCGAGTTCACCACGCTGGCCGAGGAACTGCGCTCGATCGACCGCTACCTGACCATCGAACGGGCCCGGTTCGGCGACCGGCTCCAGGTGCGGCTCCAGATCGCCCCGGAGGTGCTGCCGGTGACCCTGCCCTTCCTCTGCCTGCAACCGCTGGTGGAGAACGCCGTCCGGCACGGGTTGTCCCGCAAGCCCGGCACGGGCATGGTGAGCATCGAGGCCCGGGACGCCGGCGCGGAGTGCCACATCACGGTGGAGGACGACGGCGTGGGGATGGACCCGGCGACGCTGACCGCCGGGATCGCCGAGCTGGCCGGGGAGTCGGGCGCGATGGGGGCCCCGGGTGGCCCGGGGGACGACGCCGGCCAGCACGTCGGGCTCTCGAACGTCGACGAGCGGCTCCGGTCGGCCTTCGGCGACCAGTTCGGCCTGGTCGTGGAGACCGGCCTCGGATCGGGTACGAAGGTGAGCATGCGGATCCCGAAGTTCCACCCCGGCGTCCGGGCCGGCTCGTGA
- a CDS encoding LytR/AlgR family response regulator transcription factor → MTGGFLRVLAVDDEPPALDELAYHLRADPRVARLHTASDATEALRVLRDDDVDVVFLDIRMPGLDGMELARVLRRFARPPSIVFVTAYDDGAVDAFDLGATDYVRKPVRAERLAESLRRVIGSRVVPSHPAALARAEDDPTIPVELAGTTRMLPRSAVRWVEAQGDYARLHTADGSHLVRVSLSTLAERWADAGFVRIHRSYLVQLRLIAELRLANSGYVVVVDSTELPVSRRHTRELKDRLVRAAKQDWSR, encoded by the coding sequence GTGACCGGCGGATTCCTGCGGGTGCTGGCCGTCGACGACGAGCCCCCGGCGCTGGACGAGTTGGCGTACCACCTGCGTGCCGACCCCCGGGTGGCCCGGCTGCACACCGCCTCGGACGCCACCGAGGCGCTGCGGGTGCTCCGCGACGACGACGTGGACGTGGTGTTCCTGGACATCCGGATGCCCGGCCTGGACGGCATGGAGCTGGCCCGGGTGCTGCGCCGCTTCGCCCGTCCACCGTCGATCGTCTTCGTCACCGCGTACGACGACGGCGCGGTGGACGCCTTCGACCTGGGCGCGACCGACTACGTGCGCAAGCCGGTCCGGGCGGAACGGCTGGCCGAGTCCCTGCGCCGGGTGATCGGGTCGCGGGTGGTGCCGAGTCACCCGGCCGCGCTGGCCCGGGCCGAGGACGACCCGACCATCCCGGTCGAGCTGGCCGGGACGACCCGGATGCTGCCCCGCTCGGCGGTGCGCTGGGTGGAGGCGCAGGGCGACTACGCACGGCTGCACACCGCCGACGGGTCGCACCTGGTCCGGGTGTCCCTCTCCACCCTCGCCGAGCGCTGGGCGGATGCCGGTTTCGTCCGGATCCACCGCTCCTACCTGGTGCAGTTGCGGCTGATCGCCGAACTGCGGCTGGCGAACTCGGGCTACGTGGTGGTGGTCGACTCCACCGAACTGCCGGTGAGTCGCCGGCACACCCGGGA